From the genome of Leptotrichia sp. oral taxon 847:
AATCTATAAGAGTTATATGGCGACATACTCGCCTTTAATTCTCCACTTTTCGCCTGTCTTCTCAAAACATATTTTAAAGTGGCGTCTGATTCCAGTCTCATTCCAATTTTTAATCTTTTCAAAAATAATCCTGCAACTTTTGGCTTATCTTTTTCATCTGGAACTTCTGCTTCAACTATCGAAGCCAATTTCAAATTATCATAAAATTTTTGTTTATCTGGATATTTTTCAGGCGGAAATCTTCTTAAAAATTCTTTTAATACTGTTTCTAAGACTTCTCTTGTCGTAACATCTTCTGCAAAAATATATGTTTCTGGATAAAAATACCCTTCAAAATTATTATCTTTATGTGGATATGGAAATTTTATTTGCGCAAGACTTTTTTTTATTTCTTCTTCCGTTCCAAGTCCTAATGCATCCATCCGTTCAAAAACCTGCTTTGAAGTAAATCCTTCGGGAATGGTAAGTCTTATTCCACTAATTTCACTTCTTTTTATTTTTCTTATAACTTCATATTTTGAAAGTTTTCCATTAAAACGATAAACACCTATTTTCAAATTATTTTTCCCGCTTAATTTTAAATACACTCTGTCCAAAATACCGTAATTCAACTTCAAACTTTTATAAATTTGACTAAAATTTGTACCTCTTTTCACGTCAATACTAACATTTTTATATTCTTTTTTTGAAACAAAAAAATTGTAAAAAAATATTAAAAAAATAAATAATAATATAAACATAAATATATTAAAGATTTTTATTGTATTTTTCATAACTTTTCTCCCATTTTGCTAATTATTTTACTAAAATTTTAAATAATTTTTTTACTACAAAGATAAAAAAACTTAAATAAAATTTTTATAGATTTTTCAAATAAGTTCTTTAATTAAAAGTGAGATAAACTATCTCTAAAACTAATTTTATAAAAAATTATTCTTTTATTTCACTTCCATCTTTTATTTCTATAACTTTTACATTTTCTAACTTGTTGTTTGGATCTTTTGGATTTTTCTTGATTTTTTTTCGCTCCCTTTCTTTTGCTTTCCAGTAACCTTTTGTGTCAATTTGAAAAACACTTGACGGATCTTTTTTTAACTGCTCTTCTAACTGACTTGTTCTTTGTTTTAATGCCTCTTTTTTTCTATTTTCTTCAGTCTGTTCCAACCCAAATATTTTGGTGTCATAATAGACATTCGTCAAATCACTTCTACTTTGCAAAAGATCCTCAAATTCATTTAATTCCTCTCCCTCAAGTGATATTTTCTCATTATTCGGATATCGGGACAAAACCCGAGTTACCCCGTCAGAAAATTCTATAACCATATATCTGTAATTTTTGTCAAAAAATAAAATTTGATTTTGAAAATGTTTAAAATATTTTTTCTCAACGTCTAAATAAACATTTCCTTTTGATTCTTCAATCCAAGCCCTTTTTATATCTTCTTCCCAAATGTTATTTTTAGGATCTAAATAACTTTTTGACAATCTGTAACCGTTTTGCTCCTGTTTAAAATTGTAAGTTATATTTTGAAAATCTTTTTCTTGGGGGTCGCTTGTCTTTATCACGTACCAAGGACCATAACTTTTATCAACTTTAAATTTTAATATTGGATTTACTTTTTCATCAATTTTTTTTATAAATTTTTCTACTTTATTTAATTTATTCGACTTTTCTTTTTTCACATCATCTTCATCTTCCCGAATCTGATCCAAATAAATGAATTCCCCATCTTCCGGCTCACTAGTTGAGTCATCGTCGTCATAATTATCTTGATTATTACTGTTATCATTTCTATAATTTTCATCTTTGTTAATTATAATATCAACATCTACAACATCGTCTTTAAAATTTTTTTTGCCCACTTTATCATCTTGTTTTGAGAGTGCCACTGTTGAAATTATAAAAAATAAAAGTATCTTATATATTTTATTTTTTTTCAAAATTTTCACCTTTTTATTTCAATTTTTATTAATTATAGCATATATTTTTAATTTTTGATAGAAAAAAAGTTTTCAAGAAAATAAATAAAAAATCCCACAACTACTTTTTGGCAAAAATAAAATAGTTCAGGGACTTTTATAAATTTTTTTATTTCACATTTCCAATATCTTTTCTAAAATACATTCCGGGAAAATTAATTTTTGATAATAATTTATAAGCTTTTTTTCTAGCTTCATCCAATGTTTTTCCAAATGCAACTGCGTTTAAGACTCTTCCACCATTAGTTTTGAATTTCCCGTCTTCAAATTTTGCTCCTGCGATAAATACCAATTCATCATCTGAAGCATTTTCAATTCCAGTTATCACATCGCCTTTTTTATAGCTTTCAGGATAACCTTTTGCCGCTCCTACTACACAGCAAGAATAAAGTAGTTTCCACGAAATTTTTAATTCCGATAATTTTTTGTCAAACGAATATTCTATCAATTCCAACAAATCGTTTTCCAAAAGCGGTAAAACTGCCTGAGTTTCAGGATCTCCTAATCTCATATTGTATTCCAGCAAATAAACACCTTTTTTCGTAATCATAAGTCCAAAGAAAATTACTCCTTCAAAGTCCATTCCTTCCGCTTGAATACCTTTTAAAGTCGGATTCATAATGTCGTTTTTAAAACTTTCAAAAACTTCCTCTGTAACATAAGGATTTGGACTTATAACTCCCATTCCACCTGTATTTAATCCAGTTTCATTTTCTCCAATTTTTTTGTGGTCTTTTGCTGATAAAAGTGGCACGATAACTTTACTATCTGTAAATGACAAAATTGACGCTTCCACTCCATCCAAAAATTCTTCGATTACAACTTGATTTCCTGCACTTCCAAATTTTTCTTCAACCATTATATCTTCAACAGCTTTAATCGCTTCATCGTGTTTTTGAGCGATGATAACACCTTTTCCAGCTGCAAGTCCACTCGCTTTTACGACTACTGGAAAATCACTCCAATTATTTAAAAACTCTTTTGCTTTGTTGGCGTCGTCAAAAATTTCATAAACCGCTGTTTTTATTCCATATTTTTTCATAAAATCTTTTGAAAATGCTTTACTTCCTTCGAGAATTGCTGCTTTTTTATCAGGACCAAATATTTTTAATCCATTTTTTCTAAATTCATCGACAATTCCAGCTACTAATAATTCTTCGCTTCCAACAAATGTCAAATCAATTTTATTATTTTTTGCAAATTTCACATATTCTTCAATGTTGTTTGACAAATTCGCATTTTCAGCTTTTTCTAATAACTCCACTCCCGCATTTCCAGGTGCAATAAATATTTTTTCAACTTTTTTATTTTGTGAAATTTTCCAAGCAATTGCGTGTTCTCTTCCACCTGCTCCCACAATTAGTACTTTCATTAATACCTCCAATTAAAATTTTTTGTTAAATTATACATTTTTATTTAAATACACTTGACAACCTATCTTTTTACAAAGATTGAAGACCGCGTATTCCAAAACATTTTTATTTATTAAACTCTAAATTTTCACAGTTTTTGAACAAAACTATTTTTAAACACTAAAATTTACTTTTTTGTAACAAAAAATAACTTCATTTTTTAAAACAAATTTTTAGTAATATTTTTTATAAAATATAACTTGCAAGTAAATAAG
Proteins encoded in this window:
- the mltG gene encoding endolytic transglycosylase MltG → MKNTIKIFNIFMFILLFIFLIFFYNFFVSKKEYKNVSIDVKRGTNFSQIYKSLKLNYGILDRVYLKLSGKNNLKIGVYRFNGKLSKYEVIRKIKRSEISGIRLTIPEGFTSKQVFERMDALGLGTEEEIKKSLAQIKFPYPHKDNNFEGYFYPETYIFAEDVTTREVLETVLKEFLRRFPPEKYPDKQKFYDNLKLASIVEAEVPDEKDKPKVAGLFLKRLKIGMRLESDATLKYVLRRQAKSGELKASMSPYNSYRFAGLPPTPIGNPPYETFKAVQNAEITDNLFFFTYNGKTYYSKTHEEHLQKRKESGQMK
- the purD gene encoding phosphoribosylamine--glycine ligase — its product is MKVLIVGAGGREHAIAWKISQNKKVEKIFIAPGNAGVELLEKAENANLSNNIEEYVKFAKNNKIDLTFVGSEELLVAGIVDEFRKNGLKIFGPDKKAAILEGSKAFSKDFMKKYGIKTAVYEIFDDANKAKEFLNNWSDFPVVVKASGLAAGKGVIIAQKHDEAIKAVEDIMVEEKFGSAGNQVVIEEFLDGVEASILSFTDSKVIVPLLSAKDHKKIGENETGLNTGGMGVISPNPYVTEEVFESFKNDIMNPTLKGIQAEGMDFEGVIFFGLMITKKGVYLLEYNMRLGDPETQAVLPLLENDLLELIEYSFDKKLSELKISWKLLYSCCVVGAAKGYPESYKKGDVITGIENASDDELVFIAGAKFEDGKFKTNGGRVLNAVAFGKTLDEARKKAYKLLSKINFPGMYFRKDIGNVK